In one window of Polaromonas naphthalenivorans CJ2 DNA:
- a CDS encoding TetR/AcrR family transcriptional regulator, giving the protein MAKQAFTNTREEILGLSVSLFAARGFDGVSMRDIAQGVGVAPAGLYHYFSDKEQLCLDAVGYAFKEKVEPLTFFLNGAGDPWGRLEAFITQLTRMLAKEKDFRRLIQWVLLDSNEQRLQSLADRVFRDLFNALRNLAGEVAPGHDPQPLVISMIGLVIYPFETQAVRRFLPGYQLQHEDPKAIARHVVALLRNGLGEANEEK; this is encoded by the coding sequence ATGGCGAAGCAAGCTTTCACGAATACGCGAGAAGAGATACTCGGTCTGTCAGTTTCGCTCTTCGCAGCGCGCGGATTTGACGGGGTGTCGATGCGCGATATCGCACAAGGAGTGGGCGTGGCGCCGGCTGGCCTCTATCACTACTTTTCGGACAAGGAGCAACTCTGTCTGGACGCCGTCGGATATGCATTCAAAGAAAAGGTCGAGCCCTTAACGTTCTTTTTGAACGGCGCAGGGGATCCCTGGGGTCGACTTGAAGCGTTCATAACCCAGCTTACGCGCATGCTTGCCAAGGAGAAGGACTTTAGGCGCCTGATTCAGTGGGTATTGCTGGACAGCAATGAGCAGCGCTTGCAAAGCCTGGCCGATCGAGTCTTTCGAGACCTATTCAACGCACTGCGCAATCTCGCCGGCGAGGTCGCTCCGGGCCATGACCCCCAGCCGCTCGTTATTTCAATGATCGGTCTGGTGATCTATCCCTTTGAAACCCAGGCGGTGCGACGTTTCCTGCCGGGCTACCAACTACAACATGAAGACCCCAAGGCCATTGCGCGGCATGTCGTCGCCTTGCTGCGCAACGGTCTTGGTGAAGCCAACGAGGAAAAATGA
- a CDS encoding DUF883 domain-containing protein — protein MSEFNKPGSITKDKLIADVKQIVADADALLQATTDQASEKIAGLRTRLQANLKAAPDRLAEFAATDVDKTRQDIRDALQKTSDAAQRAAEAAVEAAQKAEESVKKAVESSKEAAQQTAEAARDAAQKAVTATKEAADKALDAMQSWMR, from the coding sequence ATGTCTGAATTCAACAAGCCCGGCTCTATAACCAAAGACAAACTGATAGCCGACGTGAAGCAGATTGTTGCCGATGCCGATGCGCTTTTGCAGGCCACGACAGATCAAGCCAGCGAGAAGATCGCCGGCTTGCGCACCCGCCTGCAGGCAAACCTGAAGGCGGCCCCAGACCGACTTGCCGAGTTCGCGGCCACGGATGTCGACAAAACCAGGCAAGACATCCGGGACGCGCTGCAAAAAACGTCGGACGCGGCTCAGCGTGCGGCAGAAGCCGCTGTTGAAGCGGCGCAGAAGGCCGAGGAATCGGTCAAAAAAGCTGTCGAGTCCAGCAAGGAAGCAGCCCAGCAAACGGCTGAAGCCGCCAGAGATGCAGCCCAGAAAGCAGTTACCGCCACCAAGGAAGCTGCCGACAAAGCACTGGATGCGATGCAGAGCTGGATGCGTTAA
- a CDS encoding DUF6781 family protein, with protein MQDETGNTLSVANDTTTLEADVCSAVEQGHDVQKIVRLLTLRKINARSLDIESLRQITRAVLSGARAGAQRGLQHSAAQTNITRVHLQRAVAGLDAALAQLAEASKLALEEAAARAQAFSREDLTRARSDLESLEAMFLETMQASASGVKDVAQEILYDLVTHTRIHGSAVGRQLRETLPIITQQLDAAGRTQAVTGLHLAQATSDLLRQIAPGVLIGLAVHVNPLQP; from the coding sequence GTGCAAGACGAAACAGGCAACACTTTGAGCGTTGCCAACGATACAACGACACTCGAAGCTGACGTGTGCAGCGCCGTCGAGCAGGGTCACGATGTGCAGAAAATTGTGCGACTGCTCACCTTGCGCAAGATCAATGCGCGCTCGCTCGATATCGAATCCCTGCGGCAGATCACGCGTGCTGTACTGAGCGGCGCGCGAGCAGGGGCGCAAAGGGGGTTGCAGCACTCAGCGGCACAAACCAACATCACACGAGTACACCTCCAACGGGCTGTCGCCGGGCTGGATGCGGCGTTGGCGCAGTTGGCCGAGGCCTCCAAACTGGCGCTGGAAGAAGCGGCGGCCCGGGCGCAGGCATTTTCCAGAGAAGACCTCACCCGCGCGCGATCCGACCTGGAGAGCCTGGAAGCGATGTTTCTCGAAACCATGCAAGCATCGGCCTCAGGGGTCAAGGATGTAGCGCAAGAAATTCTCTATGACCTGGTTACGCATACCCGCATTCATGGTTCTGCGGTGGGCAGACAGTTGAGAGAAACCTTGCCCATCATTACGCAACAGCTTGACGCCGCAGGACGCACTCAGGCCGTGACTGGGCTGCATCTGGCACAGGCCACTTCCGACCTGTTGCGTCAAATCGCTCCAGGCGTGCTCATCGGCTTGGCCGTTCACGTCAACCCCCTCCAACCTTAA
- a CDS encoding ABC1 kinase family protein: MLWDALTVVRDLGRLHDIASILIRYGFGDMVRRMGFSDALERAGRALHWNNAEEFAHMPAPARVRRALEEMGPSFVKLGQVLATRIDLFDPEWIAEFGKLQDSAPAASYAGILQQLTEDLGAPPEEVFAAFNPEPLAAASIAQVHRARLEDGSEVVVKVRRPGIRPIIEADLRWLARLAELAEGESPELRAFRPQEVVRQFAQSLRRELDFAGECRNAEHIAENFSGYTDKDELTGDTTAEAAPEPSAVLPIIVIPHVYWQWTGERVCVQEFIAGISGRKLADVDQAGLDRKVLARRGARAVLKMIIEDGFFHADPHPGNVFYLPGNRIAFIDFGMIGRLTEVRRDQLMRLLLGLVKHEPQRVADVMIEWTGDVVLDEDGLQLEIQTFVQQYHGMALKQLKLGEMLSDLVAILRQHHLTLPTDLSLLIKAFISLEGMGRELDPDFDMAGEAMPLLEQALRARYTPAAIFKRGWRAASEALSLVAGLPQDISRLLRAARRGRLEIHIDILHLKRVGNQLDSAANRLVVGIVIAALIIGSSIVMTVPGGPTLLGLPFFGLLGFAGAVIGSLWLLLSIWRSGGEK; this comes from the coding sequence ATGCTGTGGGATGCCCTGACCGTTGTGCGCGACCTCGGTCGGCTACACGACATCGCCTCGATCCTGATCCGCTATGGCTTCGGCGACATGGTGCGCCGAATGGGGTTTTCCGATGCGCTGGAGCGGGCCGGACGGGCGTTGCACTGGAACAACGCAGAAGAATTCGCGCACATGCCTGCGCCCGCTCGAGTGCGCCGGGCTCTGGAAGAGATGGGGCCTAGCTTTGTCAAGCTCGGCCAGGTGCTTGCCACCCGCATTGATCTGTTCGATCCGGAATGGATAGCCGAATTCGGCAAACTACAGGACAGCGCACCCGCTGCCTCCTACGCTGGGATACTTCAGCAGCTCACCGAAGACCTCGGCGCACCACCCGAGGAGGTCTTCGCCGCCTTCAATCCCGAGCCGCTGGCCGCGGCCTCCATCGCACAGGTACACCGCGCCCGTCTCGAAGACGGCAGTGAGGTGGTGGTCAAAGTACGCCGGCCCGGCATCCGGCCGATCATCGAAGCCGACCTGCGCTGGCTCGCCAGGCTGGCGGAACTCGCAGAGGGGGAAAGTCCGGAACTTCGCGCTTTTCGTCCGCAGGAAGTGGTGCGCCAGTTCGCCCAGTCGCTGCGCCGCGAGCTTGATTTCGCTGGCGAATGTCGAAATGCCGAGCACATTGCGGAGAATTTTTCTGGCTATACCGACAAAGACGAGCTCACCGGCGACACCACTGCCGAAGCTGCGCCTGAACCGTCTGCCGTGCTCCCGATCATCGTCATTCCACACGTCTATTGGCAATGGACCGGGGAGCGGGTGTGCGTGCAGGAATTCATAGCCGGCATTTCCGGGCGCAAGCTGGCCGACGTCGACCAGGCCGGACTCGACCGCAAGGTCCTCGCCCGGCGCGGCGCACGCGCGGTGCTGAAGATGATCATAGAGGATGGTTTCTTCCACGCCGACCCGCACCCCGGAAACGTGTTTTACTTGCCGGGCAACCGCATCGCTTTCATTGACTTCGGCATGATTGGGCGGCTCACTGAGGTACGGCGCGACCAGTTGATGCGCCTGCTGCTGGGCTTGGTCAAACACGAGCCGCAGCGTGTCGCCGACGTGATGATCGAATGGACGGGCGATGTGGTCCTGGACGAGGATGGCCTGCAACTGGAAATCCAGACTTTTGTGCAACAGTACCATGGCATGGCACTGAAGCAGCTTAAGTTGGGCGAGATGCTGTCCGACCTGGTGGCAATTTTGCGGCAACATCATCTGACACTACCAACTGATCTGAGCCTGCTTATCAAGGCTTTCATTTCGCTCGAAGGCATGGGGCGTGAGTTGGACCCAGACTTTGACATGGCCGGTGAGGCAATGCCCTTGCTGGAGCAGGCGCTGCGTGCGCGTTACACACCAGCTGCCATCTTCAAACGTGGCTGGCGGGCGGCGAGCGAGGCGCTTTCGCTGGTAGCCGGTCTTCCCCAGGATATCTCCCGGCTGCTGCGCGCCGCGCGCCGCGGGCGGTTGGAAATCCATATCGACATCCTGCATTTGAAGCGTGTCGGCAACCAGCTCGACAGCGCCGCCAACCGGCTGGTGGTCGGCATCGTCATTGCGGCGCTCATCATCGGCTCGTCCATCGTCATGACCGTGCCCGGCGGACCCACCTTGCTGGGGCTGCCCTTCTTCGGCCTGCTCGGCTTCGCCGGTGCCGTCATCGGCAGTCTCTGGCTGCTGCTCTCGATCTGGCGCAGCGGGGGCGAGAAATGA